The genomic region CTTTTACCATCTCTTCAATTTAAGCATCTGCAAACTGCGCCTTGACTATCATAATAGCAAACTTCATTTGGCAATGTTGGTGAGTTTTCTTCTTCTCCCAAAGGATAAAATTCATCACCACCATTGGTAATTCCTAAAATTAAATTTCCATTAATTTTTTTAATATCTTCTGCACCACAAGGAAGTCCGAATTCTAGAGAAATTGCATTATATAAATCAACTAAAATGTTAATTGAATTTACTTCATTATCTTTTTCAACTCTTTTTAATAAAGCTTCTATGCTTGACCTAGCACCTTTTTTGGTTTTAAATTTTTGAAAAGTATCACGTCAAACCTTAATTGCAGGATTTTCACTAAAAATTGATGAAAATTCTAAATGTTTATATGCATCTTTATTAGCTTTTTTTAAAATATCTTGTACTTCTTTAGGGCTGTTATTACTATTTTGCATATTTTTAATTAATATAATACCTAACATAGCATTAGGAAATAAATCTCAAAATGATTTATCAACAATAAATTTTTTCATACTAACTCATTTCTATTCAACTAAACTATAATAAAATTATAAATTATGAATATGGTAGATGAAATATTTGACAATAAAAAAGCTAATTTCGATAAATTAACCAAGTTTGCATTTAAAAAACAAAATGACATATACACTTATGAACAAAAATTATCTAACCCAAATTTTTTGTTAAAAATAACTATTGGTAAAGATGATAAAGTAAATGCAAAAATTATTGATATTGCTTTTAATGATGAATATAACTTACACAATGTTCAAAACTTTTATGGTCCTTTCAAAGCCCAAATTAGTAATGAATATCAAAAAATACTAACTGAAATTTCAGAAAAATGCTTTGAAAATATTGGAGATAATAAATTTAACTCTATTCAGACTAAGGAAATTATTGAATATATTAAAAATAAATATCATGATGAGCTTGAATTTTTGTGAGATAAATATCCTAAAAGTGCAATTGCTAGATTTAAAGAAACTAAAGAATGATATTTACTAATTATGAAAATTAAAGCATCTAGTCTTAAATTAAATTTAGATAAAGAAATAGTAATCATTAATTTGCATAACAATGAAGATGAAATATTAAAATTGCTTGATAATAAGCAATATTTTTCAGCATATCATATGAATAAAAAGCATTGATATACCATCATTTTAGATAATGGATTAGAATCTAATGCAATTTTTAAGCAAATAGATGAAAGTTATAAACTAGCTTTATCAAAGTAAGTATAATAGTTAAATTATGATTAATATTATTCTATATCAACCTGAAATTTGCCCTAATACTGCAAACATTATAAGAACATGTTCTGCTGCAAACGCAAAATTACATATTATTAAACCAATTGCATTCGATTTACATCCTCATTGATTAAAAAGAAATGCTGCAGGTCATTTTTTAAGTGAAATTCAACATGAAATTCATGAAACTTATGATGATTTTTATAAAAAATATGGACAAAAAAATATTTATTACATTACAAGATATGGCTTAAAAACTTACTCAGACATTAAATTTAGTAAGGAATTAAAAGAAAATAATGAACTTTGAGTAATGTTTGGCACAGAATCTACAGGAATTCCTAAACAAATTATGCAAACTAATATTAAAAATTGTTTAAGAATTCCAATGGATGCATCATGTCGTAGCTTAAATTTAGCTAATTCTGTATCAATTGTTTTATATGAAATTTTAAGACAAAATAAGTTCAAAACTCTCTCACTTTTCGAAGTACAAAAAGGTAAAGATTTTATTTTGGAAAAATAATTTTAGAAATGTCACAATTTGTTGTGGCATTTTTATTTTGCACAAAAAATACACATTAAATTACCAATATTGAAATTATTTTTGTCTTTTTTATTAACTTCTAGGTTTAATTTTTTTTCGTAATTTTTAAAAAATTTCAATTTTATTATAATAGGTTCATACTTACGAAAAAGTAGAATAGATAAACAAGAAATTAACTGAGAGGTTTTTTAAATGAAACAAAAAAATAAAAAAGCATTATATGCTTTAGCTAGTTTATTAACACTACCTGTAATATTACCGCTTGCTGCTTCTAAGTGCAAGCCAAATACACCAAATAAACCTGACAATCCTGATAAACCAACTCCACCACCAGTGGTTGATGATGTTAAAAAAGAATTAAATGATGTTGCTAAAAACA from Metamycoplasma salivarium harbors:
- a CDS encoding B3/B4 domain-containing protein; the encoded protein is MKKFIVDKSFWDLFPNAMLGIILIKNMQNSNNSPKEVQDILKKANKDAYKHLEFSSIFSENPAIKVWRDTFQKFKTKKGARSSIEALLKRVEKDNEVNSINILVDLYNAISLEFGLPCGAEDIKKINGNLILGITNGGDEFYPLGEEENSPTLPNEVCYYDSQGAVCRCLNWRDGKRTMIDENTKDAFLIMECVDETQFDALKNAINKMSNYAQKYLNANCKTHFLTKQNSEIIIEN
- a CDS encoding MmcQ/YjbR family DNA-binding protein — protein: MNMVDEIFDNKKANFDKLTKFAFKKQNDIYTYEQKLSNPNFLLKITIGKDDKVNAKIIDIAFNDEYNLHNVQNFYGPFKAQISNEYQKILTEISEKCFENIGDNKFNSIQTKEIIEYIKNKYHDELEFLWDKYPKSAIARFKETKEWYLLIMKIKASSLKLNLDKEIVIINLHNNEDEILKLLDNKQYFSAYHMNKKHWYTIILDNGLESNAIFKQIDESYKLALSK
- a CDS encoding tRNA (cytidine(34)-2'-O)-methyltransferase — translated: MINIILYQPEICPNTANIIRTCSAANAKLHIIKPIAFDLHPHWLKRNAAGHFLSEIQHEIHETYDDFYKKYGQKNIYYITRYGLKTYSDIKFSKELKENNELWVMFGTESTGIPKQIMQTNIKNCLRIPMDASCRSLNLANSVSIVLYEILRQNKFKTLSLFEVQKGKDFILEK